The region TAAAAATGTTGAAGAAATTTATGGTATTAAATTAAATAGCGATGAACTACTTTGGGGCTCTGTAGCTCCTGATATATTGCCACAATTTAAACTTCATAGACACTATCAAAAAGAGAGTTTAAATTATGTAGTAAATGAAATAGTTAAATTGATTTTCATTAGTAGATATTGTGATTTAAGATCTAAGTGTGATCCAATTACAATGAAATATATTAGTAAAAAGATAGGGATAATATCTCATTATTTAAGCGATTTTGTGTGCCGCCCTCATTCTGAGAGATGGACGTTTACAAGAAATATGTTAAAACATATTTCATATGAGTCAAAACTTAATGAATATGCTAAGAACTATGAGTTTAAGAAGAATGTTATAATTATAGAAGATATTGATATTTTCCAAGAGAAAATTATAAATCTAAAAAGCTTAATAAAATCTTATATAGAAGAGGTTGTTGAACAATATTCAACAAATAATGGTTTTGAAAGTGATCTTGATTTTGCTAATTCATTTAGTTTAAAAATGACTTGTTTTATAATTGATACAGTAACTGCATATAGTGAAGCTAAGAGCAGGGAATTTGCATTTCAATTTTAAGTCTTCTTATAAATAAGAAGACTTTTCTATTAATTAAATATAATAATAGTATGTAGTAACTATAGGAGGCTGAATATGAATATTTTTAAAAAATACAAAAAGGTATTATTTTTAGTTCTAATTATAAGTCTAATATTAACAGCTTGTGATTTTGAAGCAGAAAATGTAGCAACTTCTAATAACAATATAAATGATGAAGATTTAATTGTACACTTTATAGATGTAGGTCAAGGGGATAGTATATTTATAAAGTTTCCTAATGGAGAAACTACTCTAATTGATGGTGGAACTAGAAAAAGCGGAGATTGTGTAGTTAAGTATTTAAAAGGGCTAGATATTGAAAAAATTGATTATCTGATAGCAACTCATCCCCATGAGGATCATATAGGAGGATTGCCAAAGGTAATAAAAAATTTTAAAATAGGTAAAGTTTATATGCCTAATAAAACTGCTAACACTTCTATATTTGAAGAATTGCTATTAGCAATTAAAGAAAGCGGATTAAATATAAATACTCCTAAGGGTGGAGATATAATATTTAATAATGATGATTTAAAATATGAAATTATAGCACCAAATGACGATGATTACTCAAAAACCAATGATTTTTCCATAGTAACAAAAATAACTTATAAAGAAAATTCATTTTTATTTACTGGAGATGCAGAGGAAAAATCTGAAACAGAAATGATTGAAAAAGGTTTTAATCTTTCTAGTGATGTACTCAAAATAGGGCATCATGGCGGAAGTACATCAACTACAGAAGAATTTTTAACCAACGTAAATCCAAAGTATGGTGTAATTAGTTTGGGTTCAGATAATACATATGGTCATCCTCATAGAGAAACTATCGATAAGCTTAAAAATCATAGGATTACTATACTAAGAACAGATGAATTAGGAAGTATTGTAATGATTTCAGATGGGAAAAACATTAAATTACTGAACAAAAATGAAGTAAATAATGATAATGAAGATGGTGAATATTTTATTGGAAATATAAATACAAAAGTATATCATAGTTCAAATTGTTCTCAATTGCCAAATGAAGAAAATCGTATTATTTTTAAAAGCAAAATGGAAGCTCAAAAAAATGGGTATAAACCACATGGTAGATGCGTTGAATAAGGAGGGAATGTTTTGAGAGGGGTTGTTGATAGAATAGAAGAAGAATATGTAGTTCTAGAAGTGGAAGGTGAAATGATTGATATAAAAATAGAACTCATGCCAGAGGGCATTAAGGAAGGAGATATAGTAAAATTAATAGATGGCAATTATATAATATTGTCAGAAGAAACAGCTAAACGAAAAAAGTCAATTGAAGATTTATTTAATGATTTAAAAGAAAACCATTGATTAAGGAATGAAAAAAGATTTTGATGTAAAAGAAGAGAATATATTTTTACTTTAAAAGAAATTTGTAGTAAAATGTAATCAAGCATCCATGAGAGGGGAATTACATTGAAAAGAAACGTATATGATTTTTATATTTTACTTGGTGTAGGAATAGGAATTATTGTAACTAGTCTTTTCTTCTTTTTAAAACCAAATGTAAAATATAAGGAGTATACTAATGAAGAAATAATTGAAAAAGCAACTGAACTAGGGATGGTAACTATTAAGGAGTCTTTAAATACTAACAGGAAGGAAAATATTGAGAAAGAAGAAACTCAAACAAAGACACAGAAGGAAATAAAATTTACTGTTAATTCAGGACAACCATTAGTAGAGATAGCAAATAATCTATTTAAAAGTGGAATAATAGAAGACAAAGAGGAGTTTATTCAATTTGTAAAAGATAATAATATGGATAAAAGATTATTACCTGGAGATTATGTGTTAAAAAGTAATTTAAGTTATACAACTATAATGAAGATTTTATCTAGTAAAAAATAGGGAAGCTTATGTAAGTTTCCCTATTTTTTATAGTCTATAAAAGGTTATTTTAGTTGTTAAATTTCTTCAGTTTGGAATCTTTTTTTTAAAAAACTTAAATTAATACAAGAAAAAATCTTTTTTTTACACAATATTTAAAAATAATGTAGTATAATGATATGTATCTATTTTTACTATGCTAGAAAATATTAAGGAGGATTAGGAAATGGCAACATCAATGGTTAGTTTATGTCATATGTATGAAGGTTTAAAATATAATTTTTTATTTCATAATGACATAGACTCTATACATATCCTCCTAAACTTGTATGATTTGGAAGAGAATATAACTAATATTTGTCCGAAATATATTTGTACTAAAGAGATTAAGAAAAGAATTAAAAGTTTATTAAGGTATAGAGATGATAGGGATTTAGTGGCTAGTAAGATTATATATTTAATACTTGAAGATATTGATCGTTTAGAACTATATTTTTATTTAGAAGGATATAAATATGGTTATTTTAATAATAAGTGGGTAAATGTATTAGAGGAAAAGACTTTGAATTATTATACAATAGAAGAAATGTATGAAAAAAAGTATTTGTTTCATTTTGATACTGAAAACAAGATTATAAGAGATTTAAAGTATAGAT is a window of Anaerosalibacter sp. Marseille-P3206 DNA encoding:
- a CDS encoding zinc dependent phospholipase C family protein; translation: MLGATHKLIATNIYKNVEEIYGIKLNSDELLWGSVAPDILPQFKLHRHYQKESLNYVVNEIVKLIFISRYCDLRSKCDPITMKYISKKIGIISHYLSDFVCRPHSERWTFTRNMLKHISYESKLNEYAKNYEFKKNVIIIEDIDIFQEKIINLKSLIKSYIEEVVEQYSTNNGFESDLDFANSFSLKMTCFIIDTVTAYSEAKSREFAFQF
- a CDS encoding ComEC/Rec2 family competence protein, with amino-acid sequence MNIFKKYKKVLFLVLIISLILTACDFEAENVATSNNNINDEDLIVHFIDVGQGDSIFIKFPNGETTLIDGGTRKSGDCVVKYLKGLDIEKIDYLIATHPHEDHIGGLPKVIKNFKIGKVYMPNKTANTSIFEELLLAIKESGLNINTPKGGDIIFNNDDLKYEIIAPNDDDYSKTNDFSIVTKITYKENSFLFTGDAEEKSETEMIEKGFNLSSDVLKIGHHGGSTSTTEEFLTNVNPKYGVISLGSDNTYGHPHRETIDKLKNHRITILRTDELGSIVMISDGKNIKLLNKNEVNNDNEDGEYFIGNINTKVYHSSNCSQLPNEENRIIFKSKMEAQKNGYKPHGRCVE
- a CDS encoding DUF3006 domain-containing protein, translating into MRGVVDRIEEEYVVLEVEGEMIDIKIELMPEGIKEGDIVKLIDGNYIILSEETAKRKKSIEDLFNDLKENH